One segment of Carya illinoinensis cultivar Pawnee chromosome 13, C.illinoinensisPawnee_v1, whole genome shotgun sequence DNA contains the following:
- the LOC122291520 gene encoding ATP-dependent zinc metalloprotease FTSH 9, chloroplastic isoform X1 — MRMKSLSEHLQLLTLAAQLVPWDHHHSGSPQKLLLGFGMSSVDSLCPILHQNIHLNSYRKLHHCYGLRFFRGQSRVFHQNANRYIPSSLPFPSTNLYGQDACVSDNLERFSLWGGFTRDCGFRNNRIRASSQDGDSTTGSSGASEGEGSQNPPNSGSSTPNRRKEKQGKGNWWWPNGKKWQWQPIVQAQEIGVVLLQLGIVIFVMRLLRPGIPLPGSELRSPTTFISVPYSEFLSKINNDQVQKVEVDGVHIMFKLKSEPGSQETEVGGASSKLLESESLLRSVAPTKRIVYTTTRPSDIKAPYEKMLENAVEFGSPDRRSGGFLNSALIALFYVAVLAGLLHRFPGSFSQHTAGQIRNRKSGGSSGAKASEQGEIITFADVAGVDEAKEELEEIVEFLRNPDRYIRLGARPPRGVLLVGLPGTGKTLLAKAVAGEAEVPFISCSASEFVELYVGMGASRVRDLFARAKKEAPSIIFIDEIDAVAKSRDGKYRLVSNDEREQTLNQLLTEMDGFDSNSAVIVLGATNRSDILDPALRRPGRFDRVVMVEPPDRCGREAILKVHVSNKELPLANVDLGDIASMTTGFTGADLANLVNEAALLAGRQKKLVVEKIDFIHAVERSIAGIEKKTAKLQGMEKAVVARHEAGHAVVSTAVASLLPGQPRVEKLSILPRSGGALGFTYTPPTNEDRYLLFIDELRGRLVTLLGGRAAEEVVYSGRVSTGALDDIRRATDMAYKAVAEYGLNETIGPVSIATLSGGGIDESGGAVSWGRDQGQLVDLVQREVKALLQSALDIALSVVRANPTVLEGLGAYLEEKEKVEGIELQEWLKLVVAPIELKVFIAGKQESLLPLQTGY, encoded by the exons ATGAGGATGAAGAGTTTATCAGAACATCTTCAGTTGCTAACTCTTGCTGCTCAGTTGGTGCCTTGGGATCATCATCATTCTGGTTCACCCCAAAAGCTCCTCTTG GGTTTCGGAATGTCATCGGTGGATTCTCTATGTCCTATACTTCACCAAAATATCCATTTGAATTCGTATCGGAAGCTTCATCACTGTTATGGATTGCGCTTCTTTCGCGGTCAATCTAGGGTTTTTCACCAGAACGCAAACCGTTATATCCCAAGCTCTTTACCTTTCCCGTCGACCAACCTGTACGGACAAGATGCTTGTGTTTCAGATAATTTGGAGAGGTTCAGTCTTTGGGGAGGTTTTACGAGAGACTGCGGGTTCAGAAATAATCGGATTCGAGCAAGTAGTCAGGACGGCGATTCGACTACTGGTTCGAGCGGAGCGAGTGAGGGCGAGGGGAGCCAGAATCCCCCAAATTCGGGTTCTTCGACGCCGAATCGGCGGAAAGAAAAGCAAGGGAAAGGGAACTGGTGGTGGCCAAATGGGAAAAAATGGCAGTGGCAGCCCATAGTTCAGGCTCAGGAGATTGGAGTTGTGCTTCTGCAATTGGGGATTGTAATTTTCGTTATGCGGCTGCTCCGACCCGGGATTCCGCTACCGGGTTCGGAGCTGAGGTCTCCGACCACTTTCATAAGCGTGCCGTATAGTGAGTTTCTGAGTAAGATAAATAACGACCAGGTGCAGAAGGTTGAGGTTGATGGGGTTCATATCATGTTTAAGTTGAAGTCTGAGCCGGGGAGTCAGGAAACTGAAGTTGGGGGAGCGAGTAGTAAGTTGCTCGAGTCCGAGTCTTTGCTCAGGAGTGTGGCGCCAACGAAGAGGATCGTTTACACAACCACTCGGCCTAGCGATATAAAAGCTCCATACGAGAAGATGCTCGAGAATGCTGTGGAGTTTGGGTCGCCTGATAGGCGGTCGGGTGGATTCTTGAACTCTGCATTg ATAGCTTTGTTTTACGTTGCTGTACTTGCTGGGCTTCTCCACCGGTTTCCTGGAAGCTTTTCCCAG CATACAGCTGGCCAGATTAGGAATCGCAAATCTGGGGGATCTAGTGGTGCAAAAGCATCTGAGCAAGGTGAAATAATCACATTTGCTGATGTTGCTGGTGTTGATGAGGCTAAGGAGGAGCTAGAAGAGATCGTG GAATTTCTTCGGAATCCTGATAGGTATATACGACTTGGTGCTCGTCCTCCTAGAGGTGTTCTCTTG GTTGGTCTTCCTGGGACAGGTAAGACTCTTCTGGCAAAGGCTGTGGCTGGAGAAGCTGAAGTGCCGTTTATTAGTTGTTCTGCCAGTGAGTTTGTAGAGTTGTATGTTGGCATGGGTGCCTCCCGTGTGAGAGATCTATTTGCACGGGCAAAGAAGGAGGCACCATCAATAATCTTTATTGACGAG atTGATGCCGTAGCAAAAAGCCGTGATGGAAAATATCGACTCGTTAGCAATGATGAGCGAGAACAGACCTTGAATCAGCTGCTCACT GAGATGGATGGGTTTGATAGTAACTCAGCTGTGATCGTTCTTGGGGCAACTAATCGATCAGATATATTAGACCCTGCACTTCGTCGACCAGGGAGATTTGACCGAGTGGTTATG GTCGAACCGCCTGACAGGTGTGGAAGAGAAGCCATTTTAAAAGTACATGTTTCCAATAAAGAGCTTCCTCTTGCGAATGTTGACCTTGGTGACATTGCCTCTATGACTACTGGTTTCACTGG GGCTGATCTTGCTAACTTAGTAAATGAAGCTGCTTTGTTGGCTGGAAGACAAAAGAAACTTGTTGTGGAGAAAATTGATTTCATTCATGCAGTGGAAAGATCAATAGCT GGCATAGAGAAGAAGACAGCTAAGTTGCAAGGAATGGAGAAAGCAGTAGTTGCACGACATGAAGCTGGTCATGCAGTGGTAAGCACTGCTGTTGCAAGTCTTCTTCCTGGACAACCACGTGTTGAG AAGTTAAGCATATTGCCAAGGTCAGGAGGAGCACTAGGCTTTACTTATACGCCTCCAACAAATGAAGATAGATATTTGTTGTTCATTGATGAGTTACGAGGCCGTTTGGTTACTCTTCTTGGAGGACGTGCAGCTGAAGAAGTGGTTTATTCAGGTCGTGTGTCAACTGGTGCCCTTGATGATATACGGCGAGCAACTGATATGGCATACAAGGCAGTAGCTGAATATGGCCTTAATGAGACCATAGGCCCTGTTTCTATAGCCACACTTTCTGGTGGTGGAATTGATGAGTCTGGGGGAGCTGTTTCTTGGGGAAGGGATCAG GGGCAACTTGTCGATCTTGTTCAAAGAGAGGTGAAAGCATTGTTGCAATCTGCTTTGGACATAGCACTTTCAGTTGTGCGTGCTAATCCTACCGTTTTAGAGGGCCTTGGTGCCTATCTGGAAG AGAAAGAGAAAGTCGAAGGCATAGAGCTACAAGAGTGGTTGAAACTGGTTGTTGCGCCTATAGAACTTAAAGTTTTTATTGCAGGCAAGCAAGAGTCTCTTCTTCCACTGCAGACTGGCTATTGA
- the LOC122291520 gene encoding ATP-dependent zinc metalloprotease FTSH 9, chloroplastic isoform X3, whose translation MGFGMSSVDSLCPILHQNIHLNSYRKLHHCYGLRFFRGQSRVFHQNANRYIPSSLPFPSTNLYGQDACVSDNLERFSLWGGFTRDCGFRNNRIRASSQDGDSTTGSSGASEGEGSQNPPNSGSSTPNRRKEKQGKGNWWWPNGKKWQWQPIVQAQEIGVVLLQLGIVIFVMRLLRPGIPLPGSELRSPTTFISVPYSEFLSKINNDQVQKVEVDGVHIMFKLKSEPGSQETEVGGASSKLLESESLLRSVAPTKRIVYTTTRPSDIKAPYEKMLENAVEFGSPDRRSGGFLNSALIALFYVAVLAGLLHRFPGSFSQHTAGQIRNRKSGGSSGAKASEQGEIITFADVAGVDEAKEELEEIVEFLRNPDRYIRLGARPPRGVLLVGLPGTGKTLLAKAVAGEAEVPFISCSASEFVELYVGMGASRVRDLFARAKKEAPSIIFIDEIDAVAKSRDGKYRLVSNDEREQTLNQLLTEMDGFDSNSAVIVLGATNRSDILDPALRRPGRFDRVVMVEPPDRCGREAILKVHVSNKELPLANVDLGDIASMTTGFTGADLANLVNEAALLAGRQKKLVVEKIDFIHAVERSIAGIEKKTAKLQGMEKAVVARHEAGHAVVSTAVASLLPGQPRVEKLSILPRSGGALGFTYTPPTNEDRYLLFIDELRGRLVTLLGGRAAEEVVYSGRVSTGALDDIRRATDMAYKAVAEYGLNETIGPVSIATLSGGGIDESGGAVSWGRDQGQLVDLVQREVKALLQSALDIALSVVRANPTVLEGLGAYLEEKEKVEGIELQEWLKLVVAPIELKVFIAGKQESLLPLQTGY comes from the exons ATG GGTTTCGGAATGTCATCGGTGGATTCTCTATGTCCTATACTTCACCAAAATATCCATTTGAATTCGTATCGGAAGCTTCATCACTGTTATGGATTGCGCTTCTTTCGCGGTCAATCTAGGGTTTTTCACCAGAACGCAAACCGTTATATCCCAAGCTCTTTACCTTTCCCGTCGACCAACCTGTACGGACAAGATGCTTGTGTTTCAGATAATTTGGAGAGGTTCAGTCTTTGGGGAGGTTTTACGAGAGACTGCGGGTTCAGAAATAATCGGATTCGAGCAAGTAGTCAGGACGGCGATTCGACTACTGGTTCGAGCGGAGCGAGTGAGGGCGAGGGGAGCCAGAATCCCCCAAATTCGGGTTCTTCGACGCCGAATCGGCGGAAAGAAAAGCAAGGGAAAGGGAACTGGTGGTGGCCAAATGGGAAAAAATGGCAGTGGCAGCCCATAGTTCAGGCTCAGGAGATTGGAGTTGTGCTTCTGCAATTGGGGATTGTAATTTTCGTTATGCGGCTGCTCCGACCCGGGATTCCGCTACCGGGTTCGGAGCTGAGGTCTCCGACCACTTTCATAAGCGTGCCGTATAGTGAGTTTCTGAGTAAGATAAATAACGACCAGGTGCAGAAGGTTGAGGTTGATGGGGTTCATATCATGTTTAAGTTGAAGTCTGAGCCGGGGAGTCAGGAAACTGAAGTTGGGGGAGCGAGTAGTAAGTTGCTCGAGTCCGAGTCTTTGCTCAGGAGTGTGGCGCCAACGAAGAGGATCGTTTACACAACCACTCGGCCTAGCGATATAAAAGCTCCATACGAGAAGATGCTCGAGAATGCTGTGGAGTTTGGGTCGCCTGATAGGCGGTCGGGTGGATTCTTGAACTCTGCATTg ATAGCTTTGTTTTACGTTGCTGTACTTGCTGGGCTTCTCCACCGGTTTCCTGGAAGCTTTTCCCAG CATACAGCTGGCCAGATTAGGAATCGCAAATCTGGGGGATCTAGTGGTGCAAAAGCATCTGAGCAAGGTGAAATAATCACATTTGCTGATGTTGCTGGTGTTGATGAGGCTAAGGAGGAGCTAGAAGAGATCGTG GAATTTCTTCGGAATCCTGATAGGTATATACGACTTGGTGCTCGTCCTCCTAGAGGTGTTCTCTTG GTTGGTCTTCCTGGGACAGGTAAGACTCTTCTGGCAAAGGCTGTGGCTGGAGAAGCTGAAGTGCCGTTTATTAGTTGTTCTGCCAGTGAGTTTGTAGAGTTGTATGTTGGCATGGGTGCCTCCCGTGTGAGAGATCTATTTGCACGGGCAAAGAAGGAGGCACCATCAATAATCTTTATTGACGAG atTGATGCCGTAGCAAAAAGCCGTGATGGAAAATATCGACTCGTTAGCAATGATGAGCGAGAACAGACCTTGAATCAGCTGCTCACT GAGATGGATGGGTTTGATAGTAACTCAGCTGTGATCGTTCTTGGGGCAACTAATCGATCAGATATATTAGACCCTGCACTTCGTCGACCAGGGAGATTTGACCGAGTGGTTATG GTCGAACCGCCTGACAGGTGTGGAAGAGAAGCCATTTTAAAAGTACATGTTTCCAATAAAGAGCTTCCTCTTGCGAATGTTGACCTTGGTGACATTGCCTCTATGACTACTGGTTTCACTGG GGCTGATCTTGCTAACTTAGTAAATGAAGCTGCTTTGTTGGCTGGAAGACAAAAGAAACTTGTTGTGGAGAAAATTGATTTCATTCATGCAGTGGAAAGATCAATAGCT GGCATAGAGAAGAAGACAGCTAAGTTGCAAGGAATGGAGAAAGCAGTAGTTGCACGACATGAAGCTGGTCATGCAGTGGTAAGCACTGCTGTTGCAAGTCTTCTTCCTGGACAACCACGTGTTGAG AAGTTAAGCATATTGCCAAGGTCAGGAGGAGCACTAGGCTTTACTTATACGCCTCCAACAAATGAAGATAGATATTTGTTGTTCATTGATGAGTTACGAGGCCGTTTGGTTACTCTTCTTGGAGGACGTGCAGCTGAAGAAGTGGTTTATTCAGGTCGTGTGTCAACTGGTGCCCTTGATGATATACGGCGAGCAACTGATATGGCATACAAGGCAGTAGCTGAATATGGCCTTAATGAGACCATAGGCCCTGTTTCTATAGCCACACTTTCTGGTGGTGGAATTGATGAGTCTGGGGGAGCTGTTTCTTGGGGAAGGGATCAG GGGCAACTTGTCGATCTTGTTCAAAGAGAGGTGAAAGCATTGTTGCAATCTGCTTTGGACATAGCACTTTCAGTTGTGCGTGCTAATCCTACCGTTTTAGAGGGCCTTGGTGCCTATCTGGAAG AGAAAGAGAAAGTCGAAGGCATAGAGCTACAAGAGTGGTTGAAACTGGTTGTTGCGCCTATAGAACTTAAAGTTTTTATTGCAGGCAAGCAAGAGTCTCTTCTTCCACTGCAGACTGGCTATTGA
- the LOC122291520 gene encoding ATP-dependent zinc metalloprotease FTSH 9, chloroplastic isoform X4 produces the protein MSSVDSLCPILHQNIHLNSYRKLHHCYGLRFFRGQSRVFHQNANRYIPSSLPFPSTNLYGQDACVSDNLERFSLWGGFTRDCGFRNNRIRASSQDGDSTTGSSGASEGEGSQNPPNSGSSTPNRRKEKQGKGNWWWPNGKKWQWQPIVQAQEIGVVLLQLGIVIFVMRLLRPGIPLPGSELRSPTTFISVPYSEFLSKINNDQVQKVEVDGVHIMFKLKSEPGSQETEVGGASSKLLESESLLRSVAPTKRIVYTTTRPSDIKAPYEKMLENAVEFGSPDRRSGGFLNSALIALFYVAVLAGLLHRFPGSFSQHTAGQIRNRKSGGSSGAKASEQGEIITFADVAGVDEAKEELEEIVEFLRNPDRYIRLGARPPRGVLLVGLPGTGKTLLAKAVAGEAEVPFISCSASEFVELYVGMGASRVRDLFARAKKEAPSIIFIDEIDAVAKSRDGKYRLVSNDEREQTLNQLLTEMDGFDSNSAVIVLGATNRSDILDPALRRPGRFDRVVMVEPPDRCGREAILKVHVSNKELPLANVDLGDIASMTTGFTGADLANLVNEAALLAGRQKKLVVEKIDFIHAVERSIAGIEKKTAKLQGMEKAVVARHEAGHAVVSTAVASLLPGQPRVEKLSILPRSGGALGFTYTPPTNEDRYLLFIDELRGRLVTLLGGRAAEEVVYSGRVSTGALDDIRRATDMAYKAVAEYGLNETIGPVSIATLSGGGIDESGGAVSWGRDQGQLVDLVQREVKALLQSALDIALSVVRANPTVLEGLGAYLEEKEKVEGIELQEWLKLVVAPIELKVFIAGKQESLLPLQTGY, from the exons ATGTCATCGGTGGATTCTCTATGTCCTATACTTCACCAAAATATCCATTTGAATTCGTATCGGAAGCTTCATCACTGTTATGGATTGCGCTTCTTTCGCGGTCAATCTAGGGTTTTTCACCAGAACGCAAACCGTTATATCCCAAGCTCTTTACCTTTCCCGTCGACCAACCTGTACGGACAAGATGCTTGTGTTTCAGATAATTTGGAGAGGTTCAGTCTTTGGGGAGGTTTTACGAGAGACTGCGGGTTCAGAAATAATCGGATTCGAGCAAGTAGTCAGGACGGCGATTCGACTACTGGTTCGAGCGGAGCGAGTGAGGGCGAGGGGAGCCAGAATCCCCCAAATTCGGGTTCTTCGACGCCGAATCGGCGGAAAGAAAAGCAAGGGAAAGGGAACTGGTGGTGGCCAAATGGGAAAAAATGGCAGTGGCAGCCCATAGTTCAGGCTCAGGAGATTGGAGTTGTGCTTCTGCAATTGGGGATTGTAATTTTCGTTATGCGGCTGCTCCGACCCGGGATTCCGCTACCGGGTTCGGAGCTGAGGTCTCCGACCACTTTCATAAGCGTGCCGTATAGTGAGTTTCTGAGTAAGATAAATAACGACCAGGTGCAGAAGGTTGAGGTTGATGGGGTTCATATCATGTTTAAGTTGAAGTCTGAGCCGGGGAGTCAGGAAACTGAAGTTGGGGGAGCGAGTAGTAAGTTGCTCGAGTCCGAGTCTTTGCTCAGGAGTGTGGCGCCAACGAAGAGGATCGTTTACACAACCACTCGGCCTAGCGATATAAAAGCTCCATACGAGAAGATGCTCGAGAATGCTGTGGAGTTTGGGTCGCCTGATAGGCGGTCGGGTGGATTCTTGAACTCTGCATTg ATAGCTTTGTTTTACGTTGCTGTACTTGCTGGGCTTCTCCACCGGTTTCCTGGAAGCTTTTCCCAG CATACAGCTGGCCAGATTAGGAATCGCAAATCTGGGGGATCTAGTGGTGCAAAAGCATCTGAGCAAGGTGAAATAATCACATTTGCTGATGTTGCTGGTGTTGATGAGGCTAAGGAGGAGCTAGAAGAGATCGTG GAATTTCTTCGGAATCCTGATAGGTATATACGACTTGGTGCTCGTCCTCCTAGAGGTGTTCTCTTG GTTGGTCTTCCTGGGACAGGTAAGACTCTTCTGGCAAAGGCTGTGGCTGGAGAAGCTGAAGTGCCGTTTATTAGTTGTTCTGCCAGTGAGTTTGTAGAGTTGTATGTTGGCATGGGTGCCTCCCGTGTGAGAGATCTATTTGCACGGGCAAAGAAGGAGGCACCATCAATAATCTTTATTGACGAG atTGATGCCGTAGCAAAAAGCCGTGATGGAAAATATCGACTCGTTAGCAATGATGAGCGAGAACAGACCTTGAATCAGCTGCTCACT GAGATGGATGGGTTTGATAGTAACTCAGCTGTGATCGTTCTTGGGGCAACTAATCGATCAGATATATTAGACCCTGCACTTCGTCGACCAGGGAGATTTGACCGAGTGGTTATG GTCGAACCGCCTGACAGGTGTGGAAGAGAAGCCATTTTAAAAGTACATGTTTCCAATAAAGAGCTTCCTCTTGCGAATGTTGACCTTGGTGACATTGCCTCTATGACTACTGGTTTCACTGG GGCTGATCTTGCTAACTTAGTAAATGAAGCTGCTTTGTTGGCTGGAAGACAAAAGAAACTTGTTGTGGAGAAAATTGATTTCATTCATGCAGTGGAAAGATCAATAGCT GGCATAGAGAAGAAGACAGCTAAGTTGCAAGGAATGGAGAAAGCAGTAGTTGCACGACATGAAGCTGGTCATGCAGTGGTAAGCACTGCTGTTGCAAGTCTTCTTCCTGGACAACCACGTGTTGAG AAGTTAAGCATATTGCCAAGGTCAGGAGGAGCACTAGGCTTTACTTATACGCCTCCAACAAATGAAGATAGATATTTGTTGTTCATTGATGAGTTACGAGGCCGTTTGGTTACTCTTCTTGGAGGACGTGCAGCTGAAGAAGTGGTTTATTCAGGTCGTGTGTCAACTGGTGCCCTTGATGATATACGGCGAGCAACTGATATGGCATACAAGGCAGTAGCTGAATATGGCCTTAATGAGACCATAGGCCCTGTTTCTATAGCCACACTTTCTGGTGGTGGAATTGATGAGTCTGGGGGAGCTGTTTCTTGGGGAAGGGATCAG GGGCAACTTGTCGATCTTGTTCAAAGAGAGGTGAAAGCATTGTTGCAATCTGCTTTGGACATAGCACTTTCAGTTGTGCGTGCTAATCCTACCGTTTTAGAGGGCCTTGGTGCCTATCTGGAAG AGAAAGAGAAAGTCGAAGGCATAGAGCTACAAGAGTGGTTGAAACTGGTTGTTGCGCCTATAGAACTTAAAGTTTTTATTGCAGGCAAGCAAGAGTCTCTTCTTCCACTGCAGACTGGCTATTGA
- the LOC122291520 gene encoding ATP-dependent zinc metalloprotease FTSH 9, chloroplastic isoform X2, whose translation MRMKSLSEHLQLLTLAAQLVPWDHHHSGSPQKLLLGFGMSSVDSLCPILHQNIHLNSYRKLHHCYGLRFFRGQSRVFHQNANRYIPSSLPFPSTNLYGQDACVSDNLERFSLWGGFTRDCGFRNNRIRASSQDGDSTTGSSGASEGEGSQNPPNSGSSTPNRRKEKQGKGNWWWPNGKKWQWQPIVQAQEIGVVLLQLGIVIFVMRLLRPGIPLPGSELRSPTTFISVPYSEFLSKINNDQVQKVEVDGVHIMFKLKSEPGSQETEVGGASSKLLESESLLRSVAPTKRIVYTTTRPSDIKAPYEKMLENAVEFGSPDRRSGGFLNSALIALFYVAVLAGLLHRFPGSFSQHTAGQIRNRKSGGSSGAKASEQGEIITFADVAGVDEAKEELEEIVEFLRNPDRYIRLGARPPRGVLLVGLPGTGKTLLAKAVAGEAEVPFISCSASEFVELYVGMGASRVRDLFARAKKEAPSIIFIDEIDAVAKSRDGKYRLVSNDEREQTLNQLLTEMDGFDSNSAVIVLGATNRSDILDPALRRPGRFDRVVMVEPPDRCGREAILKVHVSNKELPLANVDLGDIASMTTGFTGADLANLVNEAALLAGRQKKLVVEKIDFIHAVERSIAGIEKKTAKLQGMEKAVVARHEAGHAVVSTAVASLLPGQPRVEKLSILPRSGGALGFTYTPPTNEDRYLLFIDELRGRLVTLLGGRAAEEVVYSGRVSTGALDDIRRATDMAYKAVAEYGLNETIGPVSIATLSGGGIDESGGAVSWGRDQGQLVDLVQREVKALLQSALDIALSVVRANPTVLEGLGAYLEGKQESLLPLQTGY comes from the exons ATGAGGATGAAGAGTTTATCAGAACATCTTCAGTTGCTAACTCTTGCTGCTCAGTTGGTGCCTTGGGATCATCATCATTCTGGTTCACCCCAAAAGCTCCTCTTG GGTTTCGGAATGTCATCGGTGGATTCTCTATGTCCTATACTTCACCAAAATATCCATTTGAATTCGTATCGGAAGCTTCATCACTGTTATGGATTGCGCTTCTTTCGCGGTCAATCTAGGGTTTTTCACCAGAACGCAAACCGTTATATCCCAAGCTCTTTACCTTTCCCGTCGACCAACCTGTACGGACAAGATGCTTGTGTTTCAGATAATTTGGAGAGGTTCAGTCTTTGGGGAGGTTTTACGAGAGACTGCGGGTTCAGAAATAATCGGATTCGAGCAAGTAGTCAGGACGGCGATTCGACTACTGGTTCGAGCGGAGCGAGTGAGGGCGAGGGGAGCCAGAATCCCCCAAATTCGGGTTCTTCGACGCCGAATCGGCGGAAAGAAAAGCAAGGGAAAGGGAACTGGTGGTGGCCAAATGGGAAAAAATGGCAGTGGCAGCCCATAGTTCAGGCTCAGGAGATTGGAGTTGTGCTTCTGCAATTGGGGATTGTAATTTTCGTTATGCGGCTGCTCCGACCCGGGATTCCGCTACCGGGTTCGGAGCTGAGGTCTCCGACCACTTTCATAAGCGTGCCGTATAGTGAGTTTCTGAGTAAGATAAATAACGACCAGGTGCAGAAGGTTGAGGTTGATGGGGTTCATATCATGTTTAAGTTGAAGTCTGAGCCGGGGAGTCAGGAAACTGAAGTTGGGGGAGCGAGTAGTAAGTTGCTCGAGTCCGAGTCTTTGCTCAGGAGTGTGGCGCCAACGAAGAGGATCGTTTACACAACCACTCGGCCTAGCGATATAAAAGCTCCATACGAGAAGATGCTCGAGAATGCTGTGGAGTTTGGGTCGCCTGATAGGCGGTCGGGTGGATTCTTGAACTCTGCATTg ATAGCTTTGTTTTACGTTGCTGTACTTGCTGGGCTTCTCCACCGGTTTCCTGGAAGCTTTTCCCAG CATACAGCTGGCCAGATTAGGAATCGCAAATCTGGGGGATCTAGTGGTGCAAAAGCATCTGAGCAAGGTGAAATAATCACATTTGCTGATGTTGCTGGTGTTGATGAGGCTAAGGAGGAGCTAGAAGAGATCGTG GAATTTCTTCGGAATCCTGATAGGTATATACGACTTGGTGCTCGTCCTCCTAGAGGTGTTCTCTTG GTTGGTCTTCCTGGGACAGGTAAGACTCTTCTGGCAAAGGCTGTGGCTGGAGAAGCTGAAGTGCCGTTTATTAGTTGTTCTGCCAGTGAGTTTGTAGAGTTGTATGTTGGCATGGGTGCCTCCCGTGTGAGAGATCTATTTGCACGGGCAAAGAAGGAGGCACCATCAATAATCTTTATTGACGAG atTGATGCCGTAGCAAAAAGCCGTGATGGAAAATATCGACTCGTTAGCAATGATGAGCGAGAACAGACCTTGAATCAGCTGCTCACT GAGATGGATGGGTTTGATAGTAACTCAGCTGTGATCGTTCTTGGGGCAACTAATCGATCAGATATATTAGACCCTGCACTTCGTCGACCAGGGAGATTTGACCGAGTGGTTATG GTCGAACCGCCTGACAGGTGTGGAAGAGAAGCCATTTTAAAAGTACATGTTTCCAATAAAGAGCTTCCTCTTGCGAATGTTGACCTTGGTGACATTGCCTCTATGACTACTGGTTTCACTGG GGCTGATCTTGCTAACTTAGTAAATGAAGCTGCTTTGTTGGCTGGAAGACAAAAGAAACTTGTTGTGGAGAAAATTGATTTCATTCATGCAGTGGAAAGATCAATAGCT GGCATAGAGAAGAAGACAGCTAAGTTGCAAGGAATGGAGAAAGCAGTAGTTGCACGACATGAAGCTGGTCATGCAGTGGTAAGCACTGCTGTTGCAAGTCTTCTTCCTGGACAACCACGTGTTGAG AAGTTAAGCATATTGCCAAGGTCAGGAGGAGCACTAGGCTTTACTTATACGCCTCCAACAAATGAAGATAGATATTTGTTGTTCATTGATGAGTTACGAGGCCGTTTGGTTACTCTTCTTGGAGGACGTGCAGCTGAAGAAGTGGTTTATTCAGGTCGTGTGTCAACTGGTGCCCTTGATGATATACGGCGAGCAACTGATATGGCATACAAGGCAGTAGCTGAATATGGCCTTAATGAGACCATAGGCCCTGTTTCTATAGCCACACTTTCTGGTGGTGGAATTGATGAGTCTGGGGGAGCTGTTTCTTGGGGAAGGGATCAG GGGCAACTTGTCGATCTTGTTCAAAGAGAGGTGAAAGCATTGTTGCAATCTGCTTTGGACATAGCACTTTCAGTTGTGCGTGCTAATCCTACCGTTTTAGAGGGCCTTGGTGCCTATCTGGAAG GCAAGCAAGAGTCTCTTCTTCCACTGCAGACTGGCTATTGA